The Oikeobacillus pervagus DNA segment AGCTTCAAGATATCATCCAAGAATTTTCTACCTCTTTACGAGAAGAATTAGATTTTAGCAATGAGGGGAAAAATGCTGAAAAAATCGCAAAGCAATTCACCCAAGATTCTACGATCCATATCCCGAAAATTTACTGGGATTTTTCTACAAAAAAGGTTCTTACAATGGATTACATAGAGGGAATTAAAATCAATCACATTGAACAATTAGCAGAAAAAGGGCTTAACAGGAAAATAATAGCTGAGAGGTTTGCTCACTGTTTATTACACCAAATATTTATTGAAGGGTTCTTTCACGGTGATCCTCATCCAGGAAATGTTCTCATCATGCCAGGGAATGTAGTTGCCCTAATGGATTTCGGTATGGTGGGCCGCCTAACTCCTGAATTGAAATATCAATTTATCTCTCTCATTATTTCCTTAAAACGAGGGGATAGTGAAAGAATTATTCATACCCTTTCACAAATGGGTTTATTCCCTGATGATGTCGATCTTTCATTATTGCGACTTGATATTGATCATATGCGAGAGAAATATTATCACCTCCCTTTGAGCCAGCTTCACTTAGGAGAAGTATTAAATGAATTTTTTACGATTGCGTTACAATATCGCATCCAAATTCCTGCTGAATTCACGATTCTCGCAAAATCGTTAATGACCTTAGAGGGAATTATCAGCTTCTTGGATCCGGAATGTAATATGATGAAAATCGCTGAACCTTTTGCTGAAAAATTAATACGAGATCGCTATCATCCTAAGAAGATGTTAGAAACTTCGATCCATCAAATCAAAGAATATACAGACCTACTTGCGTCATTTCCAAAGACAGTTAGAGAATTAACCTCAACAATTCAAAAAGGAAAATTACAACTAAAAATTTCAGTATCAGAACTACATATATTGTTAGAACGATTAGACAAAATTAGCAACCGGTTATCTTTTAGTATTATTTTACTCGCCT contains these protein-coding regions:
- a CDS encoding ABC1 kinase family protein; protein product: MIGKRMKHAHRYQEIIRCFLRNGFGYLMKDLGLTEALSLSVKREAKSDALQQNLGERIRILLEDLGTTFIKLGQIASTRRDLFPENIILELEKLQNHVPPFSFTEVNRIIEEELGADTENLFAKFHQTPIASASIGQVHFAILHTGENVAIKIQRPNIRTVVETDLEILEDLARLMDSQLEWARNYQLQDIIQEFSTSLREELDFSNEGKNAEKIAKQFTQDSTIHIPKIYWDFSTKKVLTMDYIEGIKINHIEQLAEKGLNRKIIAERFAHCLLHQIFIEGFFHGDPHPGNVLIMPGNVVALMDFGMVGRLTPELKYQFISLIISLKRGDSERIIHTLSQMGLFPDDVDLSLLRLDIDHMREKYYHLPLSQLHLGEVLNEFFTIALQYRIQIPAEFTILAKSLMTLEGIISFLDPECNMMKIAEPFAEKLIRDRYHPKKMLETSIHQIKEYTDLLASFPKTVRELTSTIQKGKLQLKISVSELHILLERLDKISNRLSFSIILLAFSIIMVGLIVGSSISNKTMLLWKIPIIEIGSVIATLMFLGLLIAIFRSGKF